The genomic segment actgaagtataatctataaaaacatcaaattatGTCGTATACCCAAAACTaagataatattgtaaatcaactatgcaccaattttttaaatgatatcaattttatgataaaatattccaattttactcagtgaaattcatttttatattttaaaaattatgttagaggagttcccgtcgtggcgcagtggttaacaaatccgactgggaaccatgaggttgcaggttcggtccctgcccttgctcagtgggttaaccatccggcgttgccgtgagctgtggtgtaggttgcagacgcagctcggatcctgcgcgttgctgtggctctggcgtaggccggtggctacagctccggttcgacccctagcctgggaatctccatatgccgcgggagcggcctaagaaatagcaaaaagacaaaaaaaaaaaaaaaaaaaaaaattatgttagagACAAAGTGTCCACATCTGAAAAAGCTTTTTCTGTGCTGATTGTCACTCTAGGACAGAAATTGAAAAGATCAAGGGTAAAAGCAACATGAGCAaaggcaaagggaagaaaaatgcatGGAGTATTTGGAAAGTTTAACATATTTAGTTATATTGGTATGAGACAATCTTAAGCAGGGTAGCCAAAGAACATGTGAGGACATTACACTTgattcagaaggaaaaagagccttgttacagggaagaaaaatttgtaatacctgggtcaaacctgatggcagttcttggaggacctcctgggaaaacaggggtgaatgcagcttgttgtgagggaaggtcaTTGGAAGCAAAACTCTGGGGAATTCTCAgcggcatgcctttctctggaggtgaccattttgggaaaatctggtcccactcatcagtgctgagaagcctcagggtaaacaacaatccaggtgggatcacagccccgcccctcagttaacaggctgcctaaagaccccccaggcacacagctgcctctaatcccatccagagacaaagccccaccccccagagggattagaatcacctccacctaccagtgggcagacatcagcccctcccatcaggaagcctagggCAAGCCCCCATGACTACACGTGAAATTGGAGAAGGTTGATATGAggtatcaaaaaaagaaaatacaggactCTCAATCAATAGTTTAAGCAGACTGAAGAAGGCAAAGGATTAGATGACACCACTAAAATTTCCAACCAAGCAACCTGGTACAAAAATGTCACTCCAGAAGGAAGATAATTTACAGTATGAGAGAATAGAGTTAGTGAATTTGATTCtggcatatataatatattcaagAAAGCAGCAAAATATAGAAGGTGAAATGCCTTACTGCAAttgaaaatacagttttatagTTCAAATGTTGGAActggaaatatatatttgaaaggaaTTTACACCAGAGTAGatggatttttatatttcaatttattaaatttttaaagatgaatagggagctcccatcatggcacagtggttaacgaatccaactaggaaccatgaggttgtgggttcggtccctgcccttgctcagtgggttaacgatccaccattgcagtgagctgtggtgtaggtcgcagactcggctcagatcccgcattgctgtggctctggggtaggctggtgtctacagctcagattagagccctagcctgggaacctcccatatgccacaggagcggcccaagaaatagcaaaaataaataataaataaataaatagtaaaataaataaagatgaatagGTCACATCAGAAAAATTCATGGCAAATATAAGCGGCATTTATTCTTTGATGAAATTCATCAAGAAATTTCTTCTcagaatatatttatcaaaattcagattttataatTGTCATTTCTCATCTGGTTTCAATTCAACATGGTCTCGATGTCTTTACCTACAGTGGTTAATTAATCACATGAGATTTAATCAACcaatttatctcttttctttccccagaaGATGTGTTCTTTGGTTGTTTTCTCACTATATATAAGTCCTTTTTGATATGCATTAGGGAAAATTTCAAAGTGATACCTTTGACAATTCTCACACGGGTTTTAATTAAGGCACTGCACAAAACTCCGCctggtgtgtatgtatataaaggaTCAGCACATGTCAAAAAGAAGTTAGAagtcaaaaaatgaaacagatggtTAATATTCTGGGTGTTTTAGAAGTTATAACTTCACGTTTAAGGATACTGAAGAGAAAAGCCTTGACAAATTAAAAGTTATATTCAGTTGAACCTTTGAACTCCCTTTACCCTTGATCTTTTCAATTTCTAGGTTTGAATTGTCcacttacatgcagatttttcaataaatatactgAAAAACTTTTTGGAGATTtgtgacaatttgaaaaaattcatGGATGAACTAGATAGcttagaaatattgaaaaaataagaaagttatgTCATAAAATGTATGTAGATACTAGTCTACTTCATCATTTACTATCATAAGTATACACAAGTCTAttacaagaaattaaaatttatcaaaacttacacacacacttacacatcACGCATGGCACCATTCACAGTCCAGAGAAATGTAAACACcaagtaaaaataaagtattacatCATAACTGCATAAAATTAACTGTAGCACATATTATACCACTATAATAATTTTATAGCCACTTCTAATTGCTATTGTGAGCTTGTACTGTGAGTATCGGCTTAAAATGCCATGTGATGCTAATAATCTCCATGTGAGCAGTTCATCTCTTCAGTAAACTGCATATCATGGTAAAAAGTGATCTCACAGTTCTCATGTATTTTGCATCACGTTTAGTGCAACACCATAAACCTTGAATAACACCATGGGGCATGTACAAAATGCCACTCATGATGCTGGAAGTGCTCCCAAGAAGTAGAGAAGATTCATGACATCACAAGGAAAAGCTGAACTGCTTGATAGTAAGTCTGTAGCTGCTGACTGCTGGCCCTTTCGAGATAAATGGATTCAactaaggaaaaggaaattcatgAGGCTCTTGCTGCAGCTATTCCAGCAGGTGTGAAAACTTTGCACTTTTGCAAAATACCTTTTTATCACATGTTGAAAATGAAGCTTTTATATGGGTGCAGGATGGCTATAAGAAAGGCATATTTATAGACTATAATATAATTCAGGAAAAAGCAAAGTCATTATATGACAACCCAAAGCAAAAGGAAGGTGAAGAATCTTAAGCTTGAGAATTTAATACCAGCAAAGGATGGTTTGGTAATTTCAGAAAGAggtctgacttttaaaaatgtcaagataACAGGGAAGCAGCTTCTGCTGACCAACAGGCAGCAGACAAGTTCCCAAATGCCATTAAGGAGAACGGATATCTGCCTGAACAGGTTTTTAATGCAGACAAAAGTGccttattctggaaaaaaaaacattccaCATAGGACATTGACTAGTAAGGAAGAGAAGTGAACACCAGAACTTAAGGCAGAGAGGGATAGGCTGACTGTACTGTTTCATGCAAATGCAGTCGGATTTATGATCAAGACTGCCTTAATCTAAAAAACTGCTAAACTCTGAggcttaaagggaaaaaaaaagataaacaccaGCTGCTAGTCTTTTGGTTGTACAAGAAAGCTTGAGCAATGAGAACCCCTTTTCTGGATTGGTTCCATGGATGCTGTGTCGCCGAAATTAGAAAGTTATCTTCCCAGTAAGGGACtgccttttaaagttattttgctATTGGACAATGCCACTGGCTACCCAGAATCCCATGagttcaacatcaaaaaagcatCAAAGTGATCTACTCACCCCCAAACACATCTCTAATTCAGCCTCTAGGTAAGTGGGTCATAAGGACCTTTAAGGCAGTACGCAATGGAAAGGACTGTCCAAACAATGGAAAAGAACCCTGACAGAGAGAATATTCTGAAAGTCTGGAAAGATTACACCATAGAAGATGCCATGATTATTACAGAAAAAGCCATAAAAGCCATCACCTCCAAAACTGCAAATTCCTGGTGGAGAAAACTGTCCAAATGTTGTGTTACATGACTTCACAGGGTTTACAATAAAGCCAATCAAAGAAATCATGAAAGACACTGCGGATATGACAAGAACTGAATGAGACATTTTTGAATCATCATCATCACCTAAGTATTCATTGTGCAGAATATTGTGTGCAAAACTTATACTGAAGTGGAAAGCCTATCACTCACATAGGCATAAAGCAAGTGATATTTAATATAAGATTaataatgtgttagttttcttGCTATTTTACAACTTGCTTTCAGAGTATTACATTACTATATAGTATGCCTGTCTCATAATTAGAGAAACAGTATCAGACTATCATCACTATCATCACAGTtggtgatgttttaaaaatgtaacaatgtttccaatactatattataaataaattttataaagattCATTCATTAGCAGACTAGGCTACCATAAAGCAATCATGTTGCTGCTTCTTTATTATCAATGCATAAATAGTTCTACctataaataaatgtgaattgttcatattatcttttcacttttgatGTCTAGTGTTAGTAATACATATAACATCTACAATGTTTTACATCATATTAGACAATACTGATGTAGGTACTGACAAGATAGACAATTCATCTCGTAAACAGACAACATAAACTTTTGGTATAAATAAATACTACAAATGTGTTTCCTCTTTCTCAtgattttctcaacttttttttcccctctagctTACTTTATGCTAACACATATAAAGAATGTAACAgcatataacacatatataaaatatgtgttattGGACTGTTTGTCTATAAGGCTTCTAGTCAAGAGTCAGCTATTAGTAGTTCAGTTTTAAGAGAGTCAAAAGTTACATGCAGATTTTCAGCTGAGGGTGGGGTGATGAGGATGGGTGCCTCTAACTCCTACactgttcaagagtcaactgtatttttaaaattaaaatttaggggGAGTATAATGTTAAAGCAAATGTAGAGCAACCtcatgaaaataacttttaagtacaaaacaaaacaaaagttaaagagaggtaGGAAAGGTAGCTaccaatttaaaatattctggaagCACTACAATCTGTTTTCAGGATAGAAGTGACAAAGCATGAAGacgtagaaaaatgaaaagagagaaaaggttaTATAAAATGGACAGATCATTTCTAAGAACTTAAGAATTCTCCATTCATAAATAATATTGGCTATCTTCATACTTAAGTCTAGGAAATTAAAATCATTGACCTTAAATATAACACTAATATCAACTTGCCTTTCAAGTAGCATTTTATAGTTTACATACCATtttattaacaattaaaaaaaagaaactatgaagCATAGGTAGAGCAGATATCATTatgctcattttacaaatgaggaaaccaaatcACAGCATAAGTTAAATGACTTTTACAAGTAGAAAGTGGCAAAGCTACAATTCTTACAACTATACCACAAACTTTCGATACTCCTTTCTCCTTAAAGCTCTTACATTAAAATCTTGATActtgatacattatttttcaggtatTACGTTAATTAAAGTGATGAGGTACTATTTCTTGTGAAAGTAGGGCTAATATGACTTAGCTCAAGGATGAACAAATAAAATACGAAAAACACATAGTACAATGCCTAACACAAATGTTAGGACCCTTTCCCCTACTTACCATAATAAAACTCATTTCCAGGCTTGGTAACCTCAACCCCCATAGCACTGAGCATCACTGGAAATGATAAATGTTCACATAGTTAGCATaggcaaattttatttctaaggtCAGAAACATTAATTTCAGTTATAGAAAAATAGCACTATTTCAAAGTCAAGGTAACTAAGCAGgagtatattttttccttatatacCCATACTTAAAATCAAGACATTCTTAAGGTAACAAGGAACAAATGCAGAATCAAGGTAGTATTGTCAATAGAAGAGATGTACTAAGGCTTCATGTCAGCCCTGGAAATGGGAAAATACAAAGTGATCTCGTGCAATGATTCTCAACTTCAAtgtgcattagaatcacctggattGTGGAAAAAGCACCTTCAGGGGACTGAAGGCAAATCATCAGATTAAGTAAACCCTTGGTCTCAGAATAAATACCAAAGGGACTAAAGATACAAACTCCGTTGCTCAGGGAAGGGCAAAGACAAAATACACCACAATGTATGAAATCAGCCACTTACTCACTGTGTGAATTCTCTAAGCCTTGGACTCAGGAAGAAGAGATACCACTCTCAAGACTTGTTCTACAGATCAGGTCAGATAGTGTGCATTAAGTGCTTCCCTAACTCACAGCACAGAGCTACTAGCATTattccatcatcatcatcatcactattgGTTACAGAGGAcatcctccctccacccccacacccaGTTCCAAATAgctattatctattttaaaaatcaaattaccaCTCATTGAGTTCGGGGTCATTGACTACTggtaccatttttaaattggtacCATTTTTACTAGTTTCAACCAGTCATTTACATTAAGGTTTCAGTACATGACTGAAATGACAATTTTTATATCTAAACTAAGACAATGGATTCAAAGAAGAAAGTAGAACTAAAGCTTAAAAAGTATGTGTTGCTTCTAAAGCATCAATAGCTAGACGAATGAACTGCTTTTCAAAGTGACCCACTTTGGATAATCTATATTTGGATGttccccatactgttttctgaaTCTCAGGTTATTTATAGAAGGAAACATGGGAATTAAATATCTATAATATTACTTCCTATGTTCAATATACTACAAGAGTAATGTTTCTTAGTTAAAGTTTTGGGACATTTAAGCAACTCCTACATAAATATCTGAGGTTTTAACACTCTGAAATAACACTAACGAGGTGTTCAGTCAAGCTAGGACAAGATTTCTCAACTGCAGCAATACTGATATTTTTGGCTGGATCATTCATATTTTGGGGGGCTGTCCAGTGCACTATAGGACATaggcatccctggcctctatccactGCATGCCAGTAGTAACATGTACCACTTCCCAGTTCAGACAACCAGAAATATCAccagacactgccaaatgtcTTTGGGGGGCCAAAATCATCCCCAGTTGAGAACTACTGAGATAGAATTTTACACAGACATAACTGCAAACTTGGAATGCACAGATTATACAAGACATTATGTAATTTTACTAACAATGGTTTGTGCTATACTGTTTATGTTAGAGCACAAAGTTTCTATATCATATACCACTTAAGCATACAAATACCCACAAATAACTCTCTTTTTCCTAATGAAAACACTGACattaaacagggaaaaaaaaaaaaaaaaaaaaaaccaacaatatgGCTAATCCTACAACCATTTTTATATTACCTAAACCTATGGTTTACAAACATTTGATAAATGGAGACCTAAATAAATCACTGCAAGTGTCCCTCCTTCTGAATGCGTagtctctctttctctacttGTAAGCGTTCCTTTTCAATCTGCAGCTTCTCTgattcaaatttcaaaaattgCAGCCTATCTTTTTCTAGTTGCAAGCGTTCTCTCTCAAGTTTTAACTTCTCTGTTTCTATATCTGGTGGCTGATGTATGGACTTTTCTCCTTGACCAAGTTCATTTTCCAAAGATGGTTTCTCTGAGTTGACTATCTGTAACCTCAACTTCTCTCTTTCAATCTGCAGCCGCTCCTTCTCCAGCTGAAGCCGCTCATGCTCCATGTCTAAATGTCGCAGCCTCTCTTTCTCAATCTGTAGGCGTTCCTTTTCTACCTGTAGTCTTTCAGCCTCAATATCAAGCCGTCGTTTTTCCAACTCTAGTTTCTGTTTCTCTATGTTTACAAGTAAATGGGGTTCATCAAATGCAGACCTAGATGGGGTTGAGTTCAGAGTAAAAAACTCATCAATGTGGGGGAAATCAGGAAGTTCATTTTCCCTCCTGGAATCTGGTATGACTGATGACaacatttcttcttcctcttcaatttcaaactaaaagaaaagagaaaagtagtTCTTGGTATTTATTTCTATTCCATGGTTGTTAATTTGTCtaaacatttcttaaaagctTTTTATGTGGCTTGAGCACACAAAACCATTTACTTtgaattctgaaaaatatttacaatgaaTTACCCGAAATCATTTATATAATTAAGATAAGTATTTTTAGGTGAGAAGAGACCGACaatattaagaaggaaaaaaaaatagaatgactctattatttactatttttaagttAGCTTGAAAATCTGGGAATTTCTTTACTGTTCCTCATCTATGATAAACTCCcacatcagaaatgaagaatAGAGTTCACAAAGGCTAATACTTACTTCAGGACTCTGGggatctctttcttcctcttccactttGACTTCAGTTAAAGATCCACCTGCATCCCTGAAATCTGCCACATTTTGCCAATCAAAATTTGTATCATTTCGGAATCCAATCTTTTCATCTATCTCTTCAGTGAGAGAGTCATCTAAATCAGACGTGGGAAGGGGAAACCCTGAACCAACCAGCTTAATGTTTGCCTTCATCCTCTTTCTCTTCATAAGCGCTCGCCAGTCAAGGTACCTTCTTTTCACTTCTGTCCCTGTTCTCTGTTCTCCTTCTCCTACAGCATTCACACACTGTGCAATCTCCTCCCAAGCCATTCGCTTCATCACATTAATTGTTGTATTGAGCTGCTTGGAAAAAataacttctttcctttttgtaatttctttcaaaAGGGTCTGAGTTTCTTGTACACTAAAattgctcttccttttccttttcaactGCTTCATTTTTCTAACTTAAATGTAGTTTTTACAGTaaaagaagatgtgaaaaaaaaaattgaggaatatTACAAAGTACAAAAATCAGGGATAATCCTTCATTAGcactttctttaaatgttttccgTTCGCCTAGTAGCACAGGCAGGCTGGATGATTCCTAGagagaaaacagtaaaaatcaATCAACCTGCAACTTCTGCAATGTACTTCAACCCAATAaactatataatttaaaaaaaacctctaaatatGGCTCAAAATGCTATATTTCTGTCTCCACCAGCACTACCTCAGTCTAAGCTACCATTTTCTTTCACCAAGGCTGTTGTAATGGTTCCAAACTAATTGCCAGCATTCACTCTTGACCCACTCCCTACTTCTTCTCTATTCTCCCTAATTCATCCACTCTAACTACAAAGGCCTTTTTTCAGTCACCCATTCTTGTCAATCTCCTTGCCCACTATAGGTCCTTTGCACAcactgttccttctgcctagGAAGTGGTAGGAAATGGATTGCTCCCTGCCTGGGCTACTTAATTCCTCCGTATCTTTCTGCTTGCAGATTAGACATCTGTTCCTGCTGAAGCCCTTCCTGACAAGGAGTCAAATGACTCCTTTTCCTCACCTAAATGTTACATGCTTGCTCATATACAGCCAAAAGTGTCTCGTTCCCATTTTACTAGAAGTCTCATGAGGACAGCAACATTTCTGCTCACCATTATGTCCTCAGAGCCTAGCAGAGATTTTGGCACATGGCAAACATACCATAAAcactttttgaatgaataaatgaaaaaacctgCTAAAGTGACGAGTTTGGAatgtcaaaaagcaaaaaaaaattagaccccGTGAAATAATTTTAGAGGAACACTGAAAGGCTGGGCTACAAAGTCATAAAATTCAGAAACAAATTCGAGACAATGTAATCTGATCAGAGAAATGACAACTACTTATACCTTActatttatcaaattaaaatCCATATTTAGGTTAAATCTACAAAGAACTCCTAAGCTTGAAATAAAAGTTTCTgaaacaatgaaattattttaaggataTGATAGAATTAAAAGGATAacatggagttctcatcgtggctcagtggttaaagaatccaactaggaaccatgaggttgcgggttccatccctggccttgctcagtggtttaaggatccggtgttgccttgagctgtagtgtaggtcacaaacacggctcagatctggcgttgctgtggcagtggtaggccggcagctatagctccgattggacccctagcctgggagcctccatatgctgtgggtgtggccccagaaaagacaaaaaaattaattaattaatttttttttaaaaaaaggataacatAAAAGAGGCAAGGATTTTTCCCAAACTAATTAACTAGTTAAAGATCactaattacaattttaaaaaaatttagagggagttcctgttgtcacgcagcagaaacgagttggattaggaaccataaggttatgggtttgatccctggcctcactcagtgggttaaggatccagatttgccacgagctgtggtgtagttcgtagacgcagcttggatctggcattgctgtggctctggtgcaggccggtggctagagttccgattggacctctagactgggaaattccatatgctgcgggcgcagacctaaaaagataaaagacaaaacaaaaacaaaacaaaacaaaaaaattttggagctcccatcgtggcgcagcagaaacaaatccaactaggaaccatgaggttgtaggttagagccctggcttcgctcaatgggttaaggatctggcgttgctgtgagctgtggtgtatgttgcagatgcagctcagatccttcattgctgtggctgcagtgtaagccagcagctgtagctctgattggacccctagcctgggaacctctatatacctcaggggcagccctaaagagcccccccacaaaaaatttttttttttaaatcaaacagggagttcctgtcatggctcagtggttaacgaactcgactagtattcatgaggttgcgggttcaatccctcgcctcattcagtgggtaaaggattcagcattgccatttGCTGAGGTGTCGGTTGAAgaggtggcttagatcccacactgctgtggctgtggcataggctggcagctgtagctcttatttgatccccagcctgggagacTTCACATGCCACatgtacagccccaaaaagacaaaagacaaaaaataaattaattaaattaaaaaatccaaaaaatttgCACAGCAagataactaaaaagaaaacaaaaagacaacttacagaatgggaaaaaatgatttcaaatgatgcaactgacaagggcttaatctctaaaatatacaaacaacttacacaactcaacagcaaaaaggccaacaacccaattgaaaaatgggcaaaagacccgaatagacatttctccaaagaagatatacggatggccaacaagcacatgaaaaaatactcaacatcactgattagagaaatacaaatcaaaactaggagataccacctcacaccagtcagaatggccat from the Sus scrofa isolate TJ Tabasco breed Duroc chromosome 9, Sscrofa11.1, whole genome shotgun sequence genome contains:
- the MSANTD4 gene encoding myb/SANT-like DNA-binding domain-containing protein 4 — its product is MKQLKRKRKSNFSVQETQTLLKEITKRKEVIFSKQLNTTINVMKRMAWEEIAQCVNAVGEGEQRTGTEVKRRYLDWRALMKRKRMKANIKLVGSGFPLPTSDLDDSLTEEIDEKIGFRNDTNFDWQNVADFRDAGGSLTEVKVEEEERDPQSPEFEIEEEEEMLSSVIPDSRRENELPDFPHIDEFFTLNSTPSRSAFDEPHLLVNIEKQKLELEKRRLDIEAERLQVEKERLQIEKERLRHLDMEHERLQLEKERLQIEREKLRLQIVNSEKPSLENELGQGEKSIHQPPDIETEKLKLERERLQLEKDRLQFLKFESEKLQIEKERLQVEKERLRIQKEGHLQ